Genomic window (Apis cerana isolate GH-2021 linkage group LG1, AcerK_1.0, whole genome shotgun sequence):
agttCCATCGTTTGTCACTATAGCTTTATCAGAAGAAGAagcaataatacaaatttccatTGATGATTCgcggaatattttatatactttaggTGATAAAGGAACAATTACAGTGTGGGATATTGATAATGATGGTGCATCTAAAGTTGCATCTTTATCACAAGCTTCCTTAGTGCAAAATGCAGTTCATGTTGTtaagtatgtataaaattttaaataatataaagagctgaaattaaaatttatattcatttataattttagaacattggatagtaataattttcgacCATTAGTGAGCATATCTGCTATTACAGAATCAGAATCAGTACATTTAAACTTAGTTGTAATTGCGGCTACTGGAACACGTTTCTATTGCAGTTGCACTTCAGTTTCTAATCCAACATGTAGACCTCAAGGTTTGCAATTAATACATGTTAGATTACCACCAGGTTATGCTGCTAATGCTACAGTTATGAGACCAAGAAAAGTACAAATGGCACATTATAGAAAAggtatgtattaatattcctttattaagatagtgaattttttttactatgcAATAGATTTATTACAGGAACACTTATTCTCGTTTGTGGTGGAGATACAGAAACTGTTTTATGTTTAAGTAATGATGCTTATCCATTCACTAATTATTTAGCTGAAACTCAAAGTCCTTTATCGCTTGATAGTCCATTTTGGACAATGGCTGAAATTCTCGTAGAACCAGCTATACGCATTGAAAAACAAAGTATTACTCAAGAAGAACCTCCTCTTGTTGTAAGACAACATATGGAAGCTcctcgaaaatttatatttttaacttctcaagtatataattaataaattttaaagtattataattatataaatatataattatataattgtatatttatgttagtataaattataattatataattgtatatttatgttagtattaaatgtatttacaaattgattatttatttatagggtGCCATAATTTATGTTCAAGTTCGTCCAatggatattttaaaacaacttCTTTTAGAACAACGTGGCCCTGATACTGAAGCCGTTCGAGCATATTTTCAATCACAATCATTGGAACAAGCATGTGCAACTTGCCTTATTTTAGCTACACTTGAAAGTTCTCAAAATGCTGaggtattaattgaaattatgaaaataaataatattgtaaaattaaaaaatattatttaattataatatatagttagcAGAATGGGCAACAagagcattttttttatatggtaGTCAACGAACAACAAGCATTGGACCTCCAATGGATATACAtggtaatataaatacaaatattacattaatagtttcaattttttttaagcagttctattaatttatattaatttataaatattattataaaatttatgaatgctGTAGATATTTGTACATCAACACCAAGAGTtccaaattatgatttaagaCTTCAAGCTTTTCGATCTCATGCACCAGTTGGACTTAATACAGATATTTCTCTACAACAGTTTTCTGCAAAACACAATGGTTTATATCTATATGTTGGAAGAATATTACGACCTATATGGAATATGCGTTGTATCaaacaagaaattataaacaacaaaactcaagtaaattaatataaactgttccaatatttttgtttgtataCATTCTAgcttattcatattataatttcagatTTCTAGTACAATTTCAACTAGACAAGTTAGTTGGATTTTAAGTCTCTTACAAGCATTAAGATCATTTCTCAATAAAAATACTCACATTACTAAAcagtatgtttttatatttcaatttcgtgatgattaaattttatttgaattttatttagaactatttattgattttcagaCATGGTACTAATAGGACAACTGATGGATTTGAAACAACTATACGTAGTCATTGTCAAGAACCAATTGTTGAAGAAAGGAATTCTTTAgctgcattaaaaatttttattactcatGCCTGTGAAGTATTAGAACTTTGGAAAATTCTGTgtgaaaatcatttaaataatattgtgaattGTTTATCAaaggttatttaaatatatattatattttttttttataaaaaaatagaaaattttattaatttttgattatttttctatttaatttataggatcaaattaatcaattttctacTGCTACATttcgagatttaattttaattggtcatgaaatttcttcattattgaTCATTCATCTTATAGATAGGTAagctaattaaataaattataaaattatttttattaattataacaaatattctaaAGTTATCTTGCAGATAATGCATCTGTTGATGCTGTTAGTCAAAGATTACGAGAAGTTTGtccaaatttatatagaaatgaagATGCTGTCTGTTCTAAGGTATAAACCAaactaagaaaaatatgattttattattgtatattgttaatatttttattaattttaggccaatgaaataatcttaaaagcAAAAAGTTGTACAAATCCCAAAGAAAAGGAATGTTATTTGCGATCTgctttaaaagtaaatatataacataatatatatatataaatataaatataaattatatatatataattatttaaataaaataaatatataattatttaattatattgataatataatttatataataatctatataaaagatatagataaaagatataacaggaaattattatataatataatataatacattattaatatacataatacatttaataatatagaataacattttgatattgatttgcataattttttattttttatttatatcaagtatTATTCATTACATTCACATTTTAGCTTTGTAAAGAAGTTGCTCCCAGGTTAAATTTAAGTGCAGTATGTCAACAATTTATTGCTTGTCAATTTTATGTGGGTGTACTTGAATTATGTATATCTTGTGCAGAAAGAGTAGATCCTAATAACACTgctttacattattataaaaataatgaaccaAAAGAAGATCAAGAAGGTTATATGAAAAGGtattaacttaattataaaataatatttttaatatatcaatgatgtaataatttcttttataatagattagaaatttataaagaattcatCACACTATTGGACCACCTCTATAATCAAAGCATCTCTAATCCATTAACTCCCACTATATCTAGTAAAGCTGGATCTCCACCACAAAATAGTTCTACAGTTCCTGTTACTCCAGCAAAAGAAATagtaagatataatttttttttagctaaattgctattaaatttcttttgaaaaatggaaTGAAACTTCTATATtcgtctatatatatattggtaaaaaaaatccttgaatatgtgtttaaaaattcaatattcatcaAAAGTTTCTTACTACATAAtgcattttataacattacagtttcattatagaataaaaataaatttctgtttaaatttgtatttatttataaatctaattcaagattaagaactaattattttctttttcgttaattcaattctaaaaatttaatatttttctctttttttataaatatattatccatttttatccatttttcagaaatgaattaatgacTATAAAGATTCTGctacatattattttgtattaaaatttatattttagttacaGAATATTATAACTGATGCATTACATTCTACATGTGAAATTCTCCATGCTTCAGTGTATGCTTGGATGATGGAAAGAAGATTACATGGAGAACTTATAGCTCTAGCAGCACCTTCTTTAGAAACTTATCTTACCCGAGTTAATGCACCAGATTTGCTCTGGcagttttatgaaaaaaataaaaatcatgctGCTGCAGCTAAAATCTTAGATGCTTTAGCGACAAAAgagtatgaattaaaatacataattgttattaattattcgttccattaaaattattaaatttaaaatttgttaattaactttttgatttttttcttaaatcaaaaaactttttatttttcatttcttttaatagatCAAATATACCATTGTCACAGAGAGTTGAATATTTAGCTCGAGCAGTAGTTTGTATGCGAAGCGATCAAGCTGGATATGCTCCAtatcttgatatatttttacgtgAATTAGAAGACAAAGTAGAAGTTGCTAGAATACAACAACAGGTAcacaattatagatatatcattatattatatacaaaagattagaattatatttatatagcaaatataaatatacaattatagatatatcattatagatatatcattatattatatacaaaagattagaattatatttatatagcaaatataaatatacaattataaatattatagtacaactataaatttatttatagaatacagTTTATATGTTCATTGTTTTACAGATATTAGATACGATTTGTAATCAGCATCTTAGCGATCGGcttaatgaagaaatatttagagCATTAAATTCTTCATTACTTGATATTACAAAGGTATATTTCAacttaagttataaattaaataattttactatagctataaattaattgtaatttaattaaaattataaattaattattttaaaacatatgaaattactatttataattataatattaattactttttttatttattaattatagttatacgaaaaatatgcAGATCCTTTGCAATTGTCAGAATGTAAATTAGCTATAATTCATTGTTCTGGTCATCAAGATGCAATGTTAATCCAAGAAATCTGgactaatattataaacaatggtatttaaattttttttatcttatatatttatatattttttatatttatatatttattattttaatatattaaataatttcatttaaacaacatatattcatagaattaAAAGATGCATCAACAGCAGAGGATAAGATGACTATTTTAAtgagtaaaattatatctttgggACAGGAATATTCAGGATCACCACATTGTTTTCCAgttggtaataatttttttatgatataaaataaaagtttcataatgtgaaatgaaattgcaaaatatattttttatattttttttagacttTCTGATAaaacaattagaaataaaggcatgtaaattaaatgtatcaaaTACTGGAATTATATCTGGATTTTTACAATTAGGAGTATCAATGGAAGatcttttagatatatataagtaagtatagtatatataataatatatatttaaaattaatagataagaaaataatattttctattagaatGATTGGCAAAGACACTCGAACTTGGTTGAATGAAGGAAATGAATTTCATCTTATTGAATCAACtgcaaatttaatcaattatttcatatcgCATTCAAACATAACCAACACTTTCATCAAGTAAGTCTTTCATTTAGTAATCAATGAATatgactttttatttattctttctattaagttaataatctagtagtaaaaatttatttattatatttattatatttattataataataaaaatttatatatttatcacatatataaattctatttgattaatattaattacagttGATGTTGAATTACagacgaaaaataataacaaaatgccaagatgtaatttcaaaatgtttacTTACTTTACAAACTAAACCTCATGGACAAGAATTGATAACAAGACTTAGATCAATTCAAAATGTCCTAAATCGTATGTAAAAGGAAATctctattattgaaataacattttaaaattgcataaatatttgcaaattaagatacaataaaacattattccataaataaaaacttgtcaaaaaaatgtaaatatttaaaaattataaatgctcAACTGCTTTTTTATGAATGTTAATGTCTCtccataaaatcaaatttagtgatatttatatgagtcattctttttatcatgttaattatgtaaaaataaaaacattttatatattttacatttaatgtttttaaatttaaaacttttcctttaataatattatatttattataattgtaatattgcatgcttttaaaacttttaaaaattttatgcaataagaaattattttattaataataaatattgtttattataaatgttttaaaattatgttttaatattaaaaattataaggtatatatatagacatgaaaacatttaaaacagaatttgttatatactatattacatggcagtcaattatttttttataattaaaattgaaagaagttccaacatttaaagttttttggTCCTAAAAAGAACCGTTTTTATaggatattatttcttcttatttagaACTGGTATATTTGGTAACTGCTTTAGTACCTTCACTAACTGCATGCTTGGCTAATTCACCAGGTAATAAAAGTCTTACGGCAGTTTGAATTTCACGAGAAGTAATAGTAGAACGTTTATTATAATGCGCCAATCTTGATGCTTCTGCAGCAATGCGTTCAAATACATCATTCACAAAACTGTTCATGATACTCATTGCTTTACTCGATATACCAGTGTCAGGATGCACTTGTTTAagtactttataaatataaatagcgtAACTTTCCTTCCTccgcctttttttctttttatcagctttactaatatttttctgaGCTTTACCAGCTTTTTTCACAGCTTTACCACTAACTTTTGGCGGCATAATATCGATATAGAAttctcgaatttattattttttacacaatGTTAGCTTTACAAATGGCAGTTGTAAAGTGGTTTTATCGGACTAtgtcttatttatataatagaatgagATAGCAATGGCGAACCAATTGCAACGATCCATGGTTATGGAATGAAACTTCTTGTCATGTGATTGGTGCATCGGTGTCACTGTTACTTGAAATTGATTTCGTACAATGTATTTCACATAtggttatatctttttttatgtattctaACATAtgcagtttattttttttttataaaaatatattatataaaaaacaaatgatataataaaaaatttttttatttaagcgatgcatataatttctctttttaaatatttataattaattaaattatgtcaattatatatttgtatttaaaaatattaagtaatacctgaaattaaattcttaaatagtactctttacattataaaaagaaaaaaaattatgaaatttatatttataaaatttttaaataatttcgtcctgaaataaaaatttcgaataaaattttgaattataaataatttttataaataatatatatatatatatatatatatatatatatatagtatattatagtgCAACATATAAGTGAAGGttgaaatgtataatataatatacataatataatatactatacataatataataaatatggtaattacaatataacaaataaaatagcaataaaaaattttatatagaaagtaatattaaaatattaatatacatatatgataatatatttaatattaattaactgtaaaaaaataatcttatatgtacatacatatatgttatGATTCGCTAGAGgatactaaataatattttcgtgtttgtatgtaatatttatgtgcatattctttatttaattttgatattcttattttcattttacatatacatatatattgacgAAGatctattgataaataatatacaaactcgaaaatattacattctttttaaatctttaatattatttagtattatttttaaatctttaaataaattattttgcattatattaaatgttaaacgttttaatattaactaataattttaatattaaaaatttttatttttttcaattttcaaaagtttcaaatttacattgtataatttataaataatattatatttttgctatattttatatatatatatttctgaatattttatttaaattttttattttatataaaaattattaacattgtatataaatgttatataaaaattatttaagattaaaataataatttttaaaatatgtataatttattatttttgttaaaagaaaaagtaagttGCAATATgtaacatttctttctttaagcCAATCAGATTACTCTTCGTTAATCATTGGATAAACGCAACTACGACGAAAGCTttatatatctgaaaaaaaggGTAGAATACAGTTTCTATCTGTTCGTTGAATCAAACAGTTGTATTGTGTTGTGCAACGTTTATTTGTATCGAAACATTAATACGAAATGTCTGGTCGtggaaaagggggaaaagcAAAAGCAAAAGCAAAATCTCGTTCGAATAGAGCTGGATTACAATTTCCAGTTGGACGTATTCATCGACTtttaagaaaaggaaattacgCAGAACGAGTTGGCGCTGGTGCTCCTGTTTATTTAGCTGCTGTTATGGAATACTTAGCCGCTGAAGTTCTGGAATTGGCGGGAAATGCTGCACGAGATAACAAGAAAACAAGAATTATCCCAAGACATTTACAACTTGCAATCCGCAATGATGAAGAATTGAACAAGCTTTTGTCTGGTGTTACTATTGCTCAAGGAGGAGTTCTTCCTAATATTCAAGCTGTACTTTTAccaaaaaaaacagaaaaaaaggcTTAAATTTTAAGTCAAATAACAAAATGGCCCTTTTCAGGGCCACAAATTCTTATCCACAAAGGAACATTTtggtttcataaaaataattaatattttaatgaatattttaacaaagattTTTCGCAATTtatcatgattttttatttatattactaataaGATAAgcttcaaattcatttttaagtaaatctttttaatttttaaatcttttaagaaattaaaaaattaatttcattaattaaattcattaatattttaatttacattttattttataatagttattgattaaacaattgttattttaataattttgaagattaataatctattaatgcATTACTTTTTACTATAACAAaactttatcatatattaaattattaattaaaatta
Coding sequences:
- the LOC108001844 gene encoding nuclear pore complex protein Nup154 isoform X2; the encoded protein is MTLTEMEPLKIHLDALEMAGKVVDIHITADSNFPSLINLMRYNVQGGPTVSGLDDHDYPNINGMSMCFSNINQMKVHSKISLPSEIMEHFHRVQCHSMMGLFTEISKAWLTIDSDIYVWSYENESDVAYFDGLNETIISVGLVKPKPSVFQSYVKYLLILTTTVEITILGVTLIENEGSFPEMQLVPEPIFTVATDGIGITTIANTNTGRIFLGGRNGSLYEIYYQAESSWFGKRCKKINHSEGPLSFLVPSFVTIALSEEEAIIQISIDDSRNILYTLGDKGTITVWDIDNDGASKVASLSQASLVQNAVHVVKTLDSNNFRPLVSISAITESESVHLNLVVIAATGTRFYCSCTSVSNPTCRPQGLQLIHVRLPPGYAANATVMRPRKVQMAHYRKGTLILVCGGDTETVLCLSNDAYPFTNYLAETQSPLSLDSPFWTMAEILVEPAIRIEKQSITQEEPPLVVRQHMEAPRKFIFLTSQGAIIYVQVRPMDILKQLLLEQRGPDTEAVRAYFQSQSLEQACATCLILATLESSQNAELAEWATRAFFLYGSQRTTSIGPPMDIHDICTSTPRVPNYDLRLQAFRSHAPVGLNTDISLQQFSAKHNGLYLYVGRILRPIWNMRCIKQEIINNKTQISSTISTRQVSWILSLLQALRSFLNKNTHITKQHGTNRTTDGFETTIRSHCQEPIVEERNSLAALKIFITHACEVLELWKILCENHLNNIVNCLSKDQINQFSTATFRDLILIGHEISSLLIIHLIDSYLADNASVDAVSQRLREVCPNLYRNEDAVCSKANEIILKAKSCTNPKEKECYLRSALKLCKEVAPRLNLSAVCQQFIACQFYVGVLELCISCAERVDPNNTALHYYKNNEPKEDQEGYMKRLEIYKEFITLLDHLYNQSISNPLTPTISSKAGSPPQNSSTVPVTPAKEILQNIITDALHSTCEILHASVYAWMMERRLHGELIALAAPSLETYLTRVNAPDLLWQFYEKNKNHAAAAKILDALATKESNIPLSQRVEYLARAVVCMRSDQAGYAPYLDIFLRELEDKVEVARIQQQILDTICNQHLSDRLNEEIFRALNSSLLDITKLYEKYADPLQLSECKLAIIHCSGHQDAMLIQEIWTNIINNELKDASTAEDKMTILMSKIISLGQEYSGSPHCFPVDFLIKQLEIKACKLNVSNTGIISGFLQLGVSMEDLLDIYKMIGKDTRTWLNEGNEFHLIESTANLINYFISHSNITNTFIN
- the LOC108001768 gene encoding histone H2A, translated to MSGRGKGGKAKAKAKSRSNRAGLQFPVGRIHRLLRKGNYAERVGAGAPVYLAAVMEYLAAEVLELAGNAARDNKKTRIIPRHLQLAIRNDEELNKLLSGVTIAQGGVLPNIQAVLLPKKTEKKA
- the LOC108001772 gene encoding histone H2B-like encodes the protein MPPKVSGKAVKKAGKAQKNISKADKKKKRRRKESYAIYIYKVLKQVHPDTGISSKAMSIMNSFVNDVFERIAAEASRLAHYNKRSTITSREIQTAVRLLLPGELAKHAVSEGTKAVTKYTSSK
- the LOC108001844 gene encoding nuclear pore complex protein Nup154 isoform X1 gives rise to the protein MTLTEMEPLKIHLDALEMAGKVVDIHITADSNFPSLINLMRYNVQGGPTVSGLDDHDYPNINGMSMCFSNINQMKVHSKISLPSEIMEHFHRVQCHSMMGLFTEISKAWLTIDSDIYVWSYENESDVAYFDGLNETIISVGLVKPKPSVFQSYVKYLLILTTTVEITILGVTLIENEGSFPEMQLVPEPIFTVATDGIGITTIANTNTGRIFLGGRNGSLYEIYYQAESSWFGKRCKKINHSEGPLSFLVPSFVTIALSEEEAIIQISIDDSRNILYTLGDKGTITVWDIDNDGASKVASLSQASLVQNAVHVVKTLDSNNFRPLVSISAITESESVHLNLVVIAATGTRFYCSCTSVSNPTCRPQGLQLIHVRLPPGYAANATVMRPRKVQMAHYRKGTLILVCGGDTETVLCLSNDAYPFTNYLAETQSPLSLDSPFWTMAEILVEPAIRIEKQSITQEEPPLVVRQHMEAPRKFIFLTSQGAIIYVQVRPMDILKQLLLEQRGPDTEAVRAYFQSQSLEQACATCLILATLESSQNAELAEWATRAFFLYGSQRTTSIGPPMDIHDICTSTPRVPNYDLRLQAFRSHAPVGLNTDISLQQFSAKHNGLYLYVGRILRPIWNMRCIKQEIINNKTQISSTISTRQVSWILSLLQALRSFLNKNTHITKQHGTNRTTDGFETTIRSHCQEPIVEERNSLAALKIFITHACEVLELWKILCENHLNNIVNCLSKDQINQFSTATFRDLILIGHEISSLLIIHLIDSYLADNASVDAVSQRLREVCPNLYRNEDAVCSKANEIILKAKSCTNPKEKECYLRSALKLCKEVAPRLNLSAVCQQFIACQFYVGVLELCISCAERVDPNNTALHYYKNNEPKEDQEGYMKRLEIYKEFITLLDHLYNQSISNPLTPTISSKAGSPPQNSSTVPVTPAKEILQNIITDALHSTCEILHASVYAWMMERRLHGELIALAAPSLETYLTRVNAPDLLWQFYEKNKNHAAAAKILDALATKESNIPLSQRVEYLARAVVCMRSDQAGYAPYLDIFLRELEDKVEVARIQQQILDTICNQHLSDRLNEEIFRALNSSLLDITKLYEKYADPLQLSECKLAIIHCSGHQDAMLIQEIWTNIINNELKDASTAEDKMTILMSKIISLGQEYSGSPHCFPVDFLIKQLEIKACKLNVSNTGIISGFLQLGVSMEDLLDIYKMIGKDTRTWLNEGNEFHLIESTANLINYFISHSNITNTFIKRKIITKCQDVISKCLLTLQTKPHGQELITRLRSIQNVLNRM